From a single Mangifera indica cultivar Alphonso chromosome 19, CATAS_Mindica_2.1, whole genome shotgun sequence genomic region:
- the LOC123203773 gene encoding protein SET DOMAIN GROUP 41 isoform X1: METEMEMKMVANEDIEEGEDITPPLSPLSYSLQNSSLFSADLRVALRLLSLLQSPPSTCSQPRLFGLLTNRDKLLSSEEPDVLLKIRDGAQEMAKARGNFSGDIVLEEAALCLVITNAVEVQDKSGRSSGIAVYDKEFSWINHSCSPNACYRFLLPETNYTASSQCQLKMRIVPRGKIGVCSSSELAQGCERNDGPRIIVRSIKPIKKGNEVTVGYTDLLQHKAMRQAELWSKYQFVCCCRRCTASPLTYVDRLLEEISVSNMESVSISSDDNFLMDEANQKLNDYMDEVISQYLLADNPESCCKKLENMLMQGLQVEQLESKAGKLQLNFRLHPLNYVSLNAYTTLASAYKIRSINLLSLCSDTDECHWEAFNMSKTSAAYSLLLASATDHLFQSESSLIASAANFWVSAGESLLTLGRRSSLWNLFVKPGLSMSEISLQESKCRKCSLQVDSFILQAQSASLKNILNKLHDCISNLTGKVWSSLIHGCHFLQTIQDPTDFSSIDKSISDFSLHSNKTNDGSSSWMEESISKKKEHQYTNEERVNVSLLGVHCLFYGGYLANICYGEDSHLTCHIKNVLYDEEKSVH, encoded by the exons ATGGAAACGGAGATGGAGATGAAAATGGTAGCAAATGAAGACATAGAAGAAGGCGAAGACATAACTCCACCTCTCTCTCCTCTCTCTTACTCTCTTCAGAACTCCTCTCTATTTTCCGCTGATCTTCGCGTCGCCCTCCGCCTCCTCTCCCTCCTCCAATCACCTCCCTCCACGTGTTCTCAACCTCGTCTCTTCGGCTTGTTGACCAACCGCGACAAGCTATTGTCTTCGGAGGAGCCGGATGTGTTGTTAAAGATTCGTGACGGTGCGCAGGAGATGGCGAAGGCCAGAGGAAACTTTTCAGGCGATATCGTTTTGGAGGAAGCTGCCTTGTGTTTGGTGATTACGAATGCTGTTGAGGTGCAGGATAAGAGTGGGCGCAGTTCAGGAATTGCCGTTTACGATAAGGAATTCTCCTGGATCAATCACAGTTGCTCTCCGAATGCTTGTTACAGGTTCTTGCTTCCTGAGACAAACTACACGGCGTCCTCTCAGTGCCAGCTAAAGATGCGGATTGTTCCTCGT GGAAAGATTGGTGTCTGTAGCTCTAGTGAATTAGCACAAG GTTGTGAGAGAAATGATGGTCCGAGAATCATTGTTAGGAGTATAAAGCCGATAAAGAAAGGCAACGAAGTGACTGTTGGTTACACTGATTTATTGCAACACAAG GCAATGAGGCAGGCAGAGCTGTGGTCAAAGTACCAATTTGTGTGTTGTTGTAGGCGATGCACTGCATCACCCTTAACTTATGTAGATCGGCTTTTGGAG gaaatttCTGTTTCTAATATGGAGTCTGTGAGCATTAGTTCTGATGACAACTTCCTTATGGATGAGGCAAATCAAAAGTTGAATGATTACATGGATGAAGTTATATCCCAGTATCTATTGGCTGACAATCCAGAATCTTGCTGCAAGAAGCTTGAGAACATGCTTATGCAAGGTCTGCAGGTTGAGCAGTTAGAAAGCAAGGCTGGAAAATTACAGTTAAATTTCAGGTTGCATCCCCTGAACTATGTATCTCTGAATGCATATACAACACTGGCCTCTGCATATAAAATCCGATCAATTAACTTATTATCTCTCTGTTCTGACACTGATGAATGTCACTGGGAAGCTTTCAACATGAGCAAAACTAGTGCAGCATACTCATTATTGCTTGCCAGTGCTACGGACCATCTGTTTCAGTCTGAATCCTCACTGATTGCATCTGCTGCGAATTTCTGGGTAAGTGCAGGGGAGTCCCTATTAACTCTTGGTAGAAGAAGCTCATTGTGGAATTTATTTGTGAAGCCAGGGTTGTCGATGTCAGAAATTTCCCTTCAGGAATCTAAATGCAGAAAGTGCTCACTTCAAGTGGATTCATTTATACTTCAAGCTCAAAGTGCCAGTCTTAAGAACATATTGAACAAGCTTCACGATTGTATCTCAAATTTGACTGGAAAGGTTTGGAGTTCCCTAATACATGGGTGTCATTTCTTACAAACGATTCAAGATCCCACTGATTTCAGCTCGATTGATAAATCTATATCAGATTTTAGCTTACATTCGAACAAAACCAATGACGGTTCGAGCTCCTGGATGGAGGAAAGTATTTCCAAAAAGAAAGAGCACCAGTATACGAATGAAGAAAGGGTGAATGTCTCTCTGCTTGGTGTCCATTGTTTATTTTATGGAGGATATTTGGCAAACATATGTTATGGTGAGGATTCCCATTTGACTTGTCATATTAAAAATGTTCTGTATGATGAAGAGAAATCAGTACATTGA
- the LOC123202952 gene encoding abscisic stress-ripening protein 1-like gives MSEEKHHHHHLFGHHQKEEDKPVDVVYTETGYGEVSPPSDYAEVDYKKEEKHHKHREHLGELGAAAAGAYALHEKHKAKKDPEHAHKHKVEEEIAAAVAVGAGGYAFHEHHEKKEAKKEDEEAHGKKHHHLF, from the exons ATGTCTGAGGAAAagcaccaccaccaccacctcttCGGCCATCACCAAAAGGAAGAGGACAAGCCCGTCGACGTTGTCTACACCGAGACTGGCTATGGCGAGGTGTCGCCGCCATCTGACTACGCTGAGGTTGACTACAAAAAGGAGGAGAAGCACCACAAGCACCGAGAGCACCTAGGCGAGCTCGGTGCTGCTGCAGCTGGTGCTTACGCTTTg CATGAGAAGCACAAGGCGAAGAAGGATCCAGAGCATGCACACAAGCACAAGGTCGAGGAAGAGATTGCAGCGGCTGTTGCAGTGGGAGCTGGAGGATACGCCTTCCATGAGCACCACGAGAAGAAAGAGGCCAAGAAGGAAGACGAAGAGGCTCATGGCAAGAAGCACCACCATCTCTTCTAA
- the LOC123203773 gene encoding protein SET DOMAIN GROUP 41 isoform X2 yields METEMEMKMVANEDIEEGEDITPPLSPLSYSLQNSSLFSADLRVALRLLSLLQSPPSTCSQPRLFGLLTNRDKLLSSEEPDVLLKIRDGAQEMAKARGNFSGDIVLEEAALCLVITNAVEVQDKSGRSSGIAVYDKEFSWINHSCSPNACYRFLLPETNYTASSQCQLKMRIVPRGKIGVCSSSELAQGCERNDGPRIIVRSIKPIKKGNEVTVGYTDLLQHKAMRQAELWSKYQFVCCCRRCTASPLTYVDRLLEEISVSNMESVSISSDDNFLMDEANQKLNDYMDEVISQYLLADNPESCCKKLENMLMQGLQVEQLESKAGKLQLNFRLHPLNYVSLNAYTTLASAYKIRSINLLSLCSDTDECHWEAFNMSKTSAAYSLLLASATDHLFQSESSLIASAANFWPGLSMSEISLQESKCRKCSLQVDSFILQAQSASLKNILNKLHDCISNLTGKVWSSLIHGCHFLQTIQDPTDFSSIDKSISDFSLHSNKTNDGSSSWMEESISKKKEHQYTNEERVNVSLLGVHCLFYGGYLANICYGEDSHLTCHIKNVLYDEEKSVH; encoded by the exons ATGGAAACGGAGATGGAGATGAAAATGGTAGCAAATGAAGACATAGAAGAAGGCGAAGACATAACTCCACCTCTCTCTCCTCTCTCTTACTCTCTTCAGAACTCCTCTCTATTTTCCGCTGATCTTCGCGTCGCCCTCCGCCTCCTCTCCCTCCTCCAATCACCTCCCTCCACGTGTTCTCAACCTCGTCTCTTCGGCTTGTTGACCAACCGCGACAAGCTATTGTCTTCGGAGGAGCCGGATGTGTTGTTAAAGATTCGTGACGGTGCGCAGGAGATGGCGAAGGCCAGAGGAAACTTTTCAGGCGATATCGTTTTGGAGGAAGCTGCCTTGTGTTTGGTGATTACGAATGCTGTTGAGGTGCAGGATAAGAGTGGGCGCAGTTCAGGAATTGCCGTTTACGATAAGGAATTCTCCTGGATCAATCACAGTTGCTCTCCGAATGCTTGTTACAGGTTCTTGCTTCCTGAGACAAACTACACGGCGTCCTCTCAGTGCCAGCTAAAGATGCGGATTGTTCCTCGT GGAAAGATTGGTGTCTGTAGCTCTAGTGAATTAGCACAAG GTTGTGAGAGAAATGATGGTCCGAGAATCATTGTTAGGAGTATAAAGCCGATAAAGAAAGGCAACGAAGTGACTGTTGGTTACACTGATTTATTGCAACACAAG GCAATGAGGCAGGCAGAGCTGTGGTCAAAGTACCAATTTGTGTGTTGTTGTAGGCGATGCACTGCATCACCCTTAACTTATGTAGATCGGCTTTTGGAG gaaatttCTGTTTCTAATATGGAGTCTGTGAGCATTAGTTCTGATGACAACTTCCTTATGGATGAGGCAAATCAAAAGTTGAATGATTACATGGATGAAGTTATATCCCAGTATCTATTGGCTGACAATCCAGAATCTTGCTGCAAGAAGCTTGAGAACATGCTTATGCAAGGTCTGCAGGTTGAGCAGTTAGAAAGCAAGGCTGGAAAATTACAGTTAAATTTCAGGTTGCATCCCCTGAACTATGTATCTCTGAATGCATATACAACACTGGCCTCTGCATATAAAATCCGATCAATTAACTTATTATCTCTCTGTTCTGACACTGATGAATGTCACTGGGAAGCTTTCAACATGAGCAAAACTAGTGCAGCATACTCATTATTGCTTGCCAGTGCTACGGACCATCTGTTTCAGTCTGAATCCTCACTGATTGCATCTGCTGCGAATTTCTGG CCAGGGTTGTCGATGTCAGAAATTTCCCTTCAGGAATCTAAATGCAGAAAGTGCTCACTTCAAGTGGATTCATTTATACTTCAAGCTCAAAGTGCCAGTCTTAAGAACATATTGAACAAGCTTCACGATTGTATCTCAAATTTGACTGGAAAGGTTTGGAGTTCCCTAATACATGGGTGTCATTTCTTACAAACGATTCAAGATCCCACTGATTTCAGCTCGATTGATAAATCTATATCAGATTTTAGCTTACATTCGAACAAAACCAATGACGGTTCGAGCTCCTGGATGGAGGAAAGTATTTCCAAAAAGAAAGAGCACCAGTATACGAATGAAGAAAGGGTGAATGTCTCTCTGCTTGGTGTCCATTGTTTATTTTATGGAGGATATTTGGCAAACATATGTTATGGTGAGGATTCCCATTTGACTTGTCATATTAAAAATGTTCTGTATGATGAAGAGAAATCAGTACATTGA
- the LOC123202868 gene encoding egg cell-secreted protein 1.1-like has product MASSSSCIKLFLIVVLSAFFLVSNVATARPLLNSSSSNLRARLKLVVGDDGDQASNCWDSLIQLQACTSEIILFFMNGETYLGHGCCEAIRIIVDQCWPNMMDTLGFTDEEGDILEGYCDRETSPPPQEAVGLSRVSTVRMRTLVP; this is encoded by the coding sequence atggcttcttcttcctcctgtaTTAAACTCTTCTTAATTGTTGTGCTATCAGCCTTTTTCTTGGTTTCCAATGTGGCCACTGCGAGGCCGCTCTTGAACTCGAGCTCATCGAATCTCAGAGCACGACTGAAATTGGTTGTTGGGGATGATGGTGATCAGGCATCGAATTGCTGGGACTCTTTAATTCAGCTTCAAGCGTGCACTTCAGAAATCATACTCTTCTTTATGAACGGGGAGACGTACCTCGGCCATGGATGCTGCGAAGCCATTCGTATAATTGTGGACCAGTGCTGGCCGAACATGATGGATACTCTGGGTTTTACTGATGAAGAGGGAGATATCCTCGAAGGCTATTGTGACCGTGAAACGTCTCCTCCTCCGCAAGAGGCCGTTGGGTTGTCTAGGGTTTCGACTGTGAGGATGAGGACTCTGGTTCCATGA